The nucleotide sequence CGAAATCCTCGCGCGCGGCGTGTACGGCCGGCTGGCATTGGTCGGAGATGCGGAGGGGTTGGCCGCCGCCATGTTGGAGACGCTGGCGGATGTTCCCGACCGCGACCGTCTGCGCCAGCGCGCCCAGGATTACACGCTGGCGACGGTGGTCGACCGGTACCTGGAACTGTTCGACCGCTTGAAGCCGCCGAAGTGAGTGCTTCCCGTGCCGCTGCCGTGGTCGTCGGCGTCGAAGTCAACGGCCTCGGCGTCCTGCGCAGTCTGGCGTTGGGCGATGTGCCGCTGATCGCCGCCGACGCCAATCCGCGCCAGCCCGCCATGCGTACCCGGCACGGCCGCAAGCTGGGGCTGCGCGCCTTGACAGGTTCTGAATTAGTGGAGGATCTGCTCGCCCTGGCGCGGAGCCTGGACCAACGCCCGGTGCTGTTCCTCACGCGCGATGACACGGTCAAGACCATCTCGGCGCATCGCGAAACCTTAGCCCCGCATTATCGGTTCCAGTTGCCGCCGCCGGCTATCACCACCGCGCTGAACACCAAAGCTGGTTTTCAAGCGCTCGCCCAACAGGGCAACTTTCCCGTTCCGCCCGGCGTCCATGTCACCGGCGAAGCCGATCTGCCAAAGCTGGCCGCGTTGCCCTACCCCTGCGCGCTCAAGCCCGGCGAGCGCAACGCGGCTTACGATCGCCAGTTCGCCAAGGCGTATCGAATCGACTCGTTTGCCGAGGCGAAAGACCTTTGCCAGCGGATTCTGCCGGTGATGCCCGATTTGCTCTTGCAGCAGTGGATAGAAGGTAGCGATGACGCGCTTTACTTCGTGCTGCAATACCATCCGGGCGGCGGCCGGCCGCCGCTGTCGTTCACCGGGCGTAAGATTCGCTCGTGGCCGGCGTGCATCGGGGTCGCGGCTCGCTGTGGTCCCGCGCCAGAAATGGCCGCCGAACTGGAACCGGTGACGACGCGGTTTTTTCAGTCTTGCCAGTTGGAGGGTTGGGCGGCCATGGAATACAAACGGGATGCGCGCGATGGCCGTTTCGTAATGATCGAGCCTTCGGCGGGGCGTTCCGAGATGCTGGGTGAAATCGCCACCCTGAACGGCACCAATCTAGCGCTGGCCGCTTATCACTGGCTGATTGGCGAGGAGCCGCCGCCGCCGACAGCGCGATCCCGCACCCTGTGGCGGCGCGACTGGCTGGCCGACACCGCCGCCGCGCGCGCCCAGCCGGAAATCGGGCTTTGGTCGTCGGCGGACGCCCCCGTGATGGACGGCTTCTGGCGGCGCGACGATCCGCTGCCGGCGCTGTACGCATACCCGCATCGCGCGCTAGGCGCGGTGTGGCGTCGGCTGACTGGCCGGAGCTAAACGCTTCCAAAAGCGGTCCAACCCGTCATCGCCTACCGGCTCACGGCGTTGAGGGGCAGGCGCATTAGCTTGTCGGCCACGGTATAATTTTTAATTTTTAGAAAGTGGTTAGGCTTCAATAGCGGCTAGCTTTCTAAAATCTTTGCTCAATCAATTGACTCCATGTCTGAATTGCCTGTCCGCCGTTCTTTCTGGCCCATTCTCGCCCTGCTCGCGCTCGCGCTGATCGGGAGTGCGGCCTGGTTTGTCAACCGCTCGCTATCTCAACCCTCGGAACAGCCAAAGCGCGCCGAAAACCCCACAGGGGCCACCAGCGCCCTCCGTCCAGCGCTCACCGTCACCGCAGAAGCGCCGAAGCGGATGGTCTTGGCCGAACAGCTTGCGGCCAACGGCGACATCGCCCCGTGGCAAGAGGCTAGCATCGGCGCGGATGTCAACGGCTTGCGTCTGGCGCAGGTGCGGGTGGATGTCGGCGATCACGTGCAAAAGGGCCAAGTGCTGGCCGTGTTCGACGCCGATCTAGTGGAAGCGGATCGGGCGCAGGCGCGCGCCGGTCTGGCGGAGGCGGAAGCGGCTTTAATCGACGCCAGCGGCAACGCCGACCGGGCGCGGGCGATTGCCCCCAGCGGCGCGATGAGCAAGCAACAGGTCAACCAATACCTGACGGCGGAAAAAACCGCCCAAGCCCGCGTCAAAGCGGCGCGCGCCTTGGTCGAAAGCCAGGATTTACGGCTCAAGCATACCCAGGTGTTAGCGCCGGATGCCGGGGTGATCTCGGCCCGCAACGCCACGGTGGGCGCGGTCGCCGCTTCCGGCGCGGAATTATTCCGGCTGGTGCTGCGCGGGCGGCTGGAATGGCGGGCGGAGGTCACCGCCGCCGATTTGGCGCGTCTAAAACCGGGTCTGCGCGCTCGGGTGACCTTGCCGGGCGGAAGCGAGACGCAAGGCACGCTGCGCCAACTGGCCCCGACGGTCGATCCCAAAACCCGCTATGCCATCGCGTATGTCGATCTGCCCGCCGGCTCGGCGGCGCGGGCCGGCATGTTTGCCCAGGGCGTTTTTGAATTGGGCGAGACCGGGGCGTTGACCGTTCCACAAGAGGCGGTGGTGATGCGCGATGGCTTCGCCCATGTATTGGTCGTCGGCGCGGATCGGCGGCTCAGCCTCAAGCGGGTGCAAACCGGGCGGATGGTGGAAAATCGAATCGAGATTAAGGAAGGTCTGCTGCCGGATCAGACGGTGGCGGTGCGCGGCGCGGCGTTCCTCAACGACGGGGATTTGGTGCAGGTCAGCGCGGAGGGTTCTACAACGAACTCTGTTAATGTCCCCTCAGCAAATCGTTAAAGGTGAAAATGGTCGGAAGCAGGCGAATTCTTTGGTAGCTTTGACGAAATAATCCATTGGATTACTTCCTAAGATATGCTTACCACAGTCACCGAATTGCCGGAGTACATCCGTCGCTCAACTGATCTTCTCAGCGAAACGGAGCGGCAATTAGTCATCAACTACCTTGCGGCTCATCCCTGTTCTGGAAATGTTATGGAGGGAACCGGCGGAATTCGAAAGCTTCGATGGGGTCGTGGAAGCCGGGGGAAGAGTGGCGGAGTCCGCATCATCTACTATTACCACAGTGCAGCTATTCCACTCTATCTGCTCACTATTTTTGGAAAGAATGAACGAGCTAACCTATCGAAGGCAGAACGAAACGATCTCGCTAAACTGGTTGATGCGCTCGTCGGGCTTGCATTGGAGAAATCATAATGTCTAAGGCGTACGAAACCATTGCCCAAGGGTTAAAAGAAGCTATTGCTCTCAATGAGGGCAAATCGATCACGGTTCAGGTACATCGTCCAGAAAAAATCGATGTTGCCCAGTTGCGGCATAGTCTGGGCCTGACTCAGGCCGAATTTGCGGCCAAATTCTGTATTAGTCTGGCCACCCTTCGCCATTGGGAGCGCGGTGATCGTAAACCGCATGGTCCGGCACTGGCGTTGCTGCATGTGGTGGCCAAAGAGCCGCAAGCCGTGCTCCGTGCTCTGGCCTGACAATTCGCCAATAGGCAATACTGGCCACTCTGGCTGCTTGTCGTAGTGAAAATCGCATCGAGATTAAGGAAGGTCTGCTGCCGGATCAGACGGTGGCGGTGCGCGGCGCGGCGTTTCTCAACGATGGGGATTTGGTGCAAATCAGCGCCGACACCGCTCCGACATCCGCCACGAATAGCCTTCCAGCCCGCTGAAGGGCCTCTTTCTCGCTGCGCAGATCATCGACCCAAGCGCGGGGCGATGGCGCTTTCTCATTTTGCAAACAGGACAATGCTGTGCTGACCGGTGAAATTCGTAATCAGGTCGATCAAATCTGGAATGCGTTTTGGTCGGGCGGGGTTTCCAATCCGCTTTCGGTGATCGAGCAGATTACTTACCTGCTGTTCATCAAGCGGCTGGATGATCTTCAGACGCTGGAGGAGAACAAGGCGCAAACGCTCGGCCTTCCTTTGGAGCGGCGCATTTTCCCACAAGGCGCGGACGAGAAGGGCTGCCCTTACGCCGATTTGCGTTGGTCGCATTTCAAACATTTCGAGCCGCGCCGGATGATGACGGTGGTGGATGAACACGTCTTTCCCTTTCTGCGCGCTCTGGGCGTGGAGGGATCGAGCTACGACCGTCACATGCGGGATGCCCGGCTTGGTTTTAGCAATGCGGGCCTGCTCGCCAGGGCGGTGGAGATGCTGGATAAAATCCCGATGGAGGATCGGGACACCAAGGGCGACGTTTACGAGTACATGCTCGGCAAAATCGCCACCGCCGGGCAGAACGGTCAATTCCGCACCCCGCGCCATATCATTCAGTTGATGGTGGAGATGGCGGCTCCGACGCCGGAGGAGGTGATTTGCGATCCGGCGGCGGGGACGTGCGGTTTTTTGGTGGCGGCGGGCGAGTATTTGCGCCGCTGCCATCCGGGGTTGTTCCGCAACGAGAAGCAGCGCCGCCATTTTCATCAGGGCTTGTTTCACGGTTTCGATTTCGATCCGACCATGTTGCGGATCGGGGCGATGAACATGACGCTGCACGGCGTCGAAAACGCCAATGTCACCAACCGCGACAGCCTCGCCCAGGATCATGCCGCCGACGCCGGGGCTTATTCGCTGGTGTTGGCGAATCCGCCTTTCGCGGGATCGCTGGATTATGAATCGACGGCCAAAGACCTTCAGCAGATCGTCAAGACCAAAAAGACCGAATTGTTGTTTCTGGCGTTGTTTTTGCGGCTGTTGAAGGTCGGCGGTCGGGCGGCGGTGATCGTGCCGGATGGGGTGTTGTTCGGCTCGTCCAAGGCGCATCGGGAATTGCGGCGGATGCTGGTTGAGGAGCACAAGCTGGATGCGGTGGTCAAGCTGCCGTCCGGCGTGTTTCGCCCGTATGCGGGCGTATCGACCGCTATTCTGTTGTTCACGAAAACCGGTGTCGGCGGCACCGATCAGGTTTGGTTTTACGATCTGCAAGCTGATGGGTTTTCTTTGGATGATAAGCGGAATCCATTGTTGCCAGCGGAGAAACTGGGGCCGATTCCTACCGAGGCGTTGAGCGTTGAGGAACATGTTAAAAATAATCTGCCGGATGTGTTGGCGCGTTGGCGGCAGCGGGCCGGTAGCGAGCGCGAGAACCCGCGCACGGGGCAGAGTTTTTGCGTGCCCAAAGCCGAGATTGCTGCGACCGGCGGTTATGATCTTTCACTGAATCGCTATCGAGAGGTCGAACACGAGGAGCAAAATCATGATGCACCTGCGGATATTATTCGGGAGCTTCGGGAAATTGAGGAGGAGATTTTAAAAGGACTGAAACAAATTGAGGAGATACTGGGGTGAAATCAGGTTGGAGAAAAATTCATTTTGAGGATGTTGTATCAGATGAAACAGGTGGTAATGTAAAATCCCCCCAAGGTGATTTTCAATCTAGTGGTTTATACCCAATCATTGATCAAGGTAAAAGCTTTGTTGCTGGATACACTAATGATAAACACCGGCTTTGCAAATCAAAAATACCTGTAATTTTATTTGGCGATCATACCAAATGCTTTAAATATATCGATTTTCCTTTTTGTTTAGGAGCTGATGGAACAAAAATTCTCCGTCCAAAAATAGAAGCACATGAGAAATATTTATTCTATTTTCTCCAGACGATTCCTATGCCAGAGGCTGGTTATAGTCGTCATTTTAAATACTTAAAAGACTCTGAAATTGTTCTGCCCCCTATACAAGAGCAAAAACGCATCGCCGCAATTCTTGATCAAGCTGATGCGTTGCGAAGGCTGCGCCAGCGCGCCATTGACCGCCTCAACATGCTTGGGCAGGCGATTTTTTATGAGATGTTTGGTGATCCTGCTACTAATCCAAAAAGTTGGCCTATAGTAACTATAAAAGAGCTAACTGCATCAACCCAATACGGTACAAGCTCCAAAGCGGGCGATGTTGGTAATTTTCCCATTCTGCGGATGGGTAACATTAATGAATCTGGAGCTTTCGATTATTCAAGCCTGAAATACATCGACCTATCCGCTTTAGATATTGAAAAATACACCGTCCGAGATGGCGATATACTTTTCAATCGAACAAATAGCCCTGATCTCGTTGGTAAAACAGGAGTTTATCGAGGAAATTCAATATATGCCTTTGCTGGTTATCTGGTCAGACTAAGAGTTAATGAAAAGGCAGTTCCTGAATATGTAGGAATATATCTAAATAGCCCATTCGGAAAAAAGATTTTACGAAATATGTGTAAGACTATTATTGGAATGGCAAATATAAACGCAAAGGAATTGCTTACAATCCCTGTTCCTTTGGGAGCGAAATCGTGCAAAGACGACTGACTGCAATTATTGAACGAGAAAGCGACGGCTACGTTTCGCTCTGTCCCGAACTCGATATCGCCAGCCAGGGCAATACGGTTCAAGAGGCGCGAGACAATCTTCAAGAAGCGCTGGAACTATTTTTTGAAACCGCCTCACCTGGAGAAATTCAGCAGCGCTTTCACGAAGAGGTCTACATCACCCAGTTAGAGATCGCCATTGGGTAAGCTGCGTATTTTATCCGGCCAGGAAGTTTGCGCCATCTTGGCTCGCCATGGTTTTGTGGAAGCGCGTCAACGCGGCAGTCAGATCGCCATGCAAAAACGGCTTGCGGATTCAACGATCACCGTACCCGTACCCAATCATTCGGAAATCCGCATCGGTACGCTTCAATCCATCATCCGGCAGTCTGGCATTCCCAGGAGCGAATTCGAGGCATGAACGTCTCCGCTTGGTCCATCCGTAACCCGGTCGCCGCCGCGATGCTGTTCGTTCTGCTCTCCTTGGCGGGGCTGGCCGCGTTTCAGGCCATGAAGGTGCAAAACATGCCCGACATGGACTTGCCCACCATCAACATCACCGCCGCCCTGCCCGGCGCGACGCCCGGCCAGTTGGAAAACGAAGTCGCCCGCAAGCTGGAAAACAGCATCGCCACCGTGCAGGGCCTCAAGCACATCTACACCACCATCGGCGACGGCTCGGTGCTGATGATGGTGGAATTTCGTTTGGAAAAACCGCCGCAGGAAGCGCTGGACGACGTGCGTTCGGCGGTGGCGCGGGTGCGCGGCGACTTGCCGGGCGATTTGCGTGATCCCATCATCAACAAGCTCGATTTCGCCAGCCAGCCGGTGCTGGCCTTCAGCATCGCCTCGCAAAAGCTGAACGACGAGGAACTGTCGTGGTTCGTCGATAACGACATCACCAAACGGCTGCTGACGGTGCCGGGCGTCGGCGCGGTCGCGCGGGTCGGCGGGGTCAACCGCGAGGTGCGGGTGGCGCTCGATCCGGCGCGGATGCAAGCGCTCGGCATCACCGCCGCCGAGGTCTCGCGCCAGTTGCGTCAGGTCCAAACCGAAAGCGCCGGCGGGCGGATGAATTTGGGCGAGGGCGAGCAACCGGTTCGCACCTTGGCGACCGTCGCGTCCGCCGACGGACTGCGCGCGTTGCGCCTCGCGCTGCCCGACGGGCGCGGCATTCAACTCGATCAGATCGCCACCATCGAAGACACCTTCGCCGAACCGCGCTCGGCGGCGTCCTTGAACGGCAAGCCGGTGGTCGGTTTTGAAGTGACGCGCAGCCGGGGCGCGAGCGAAATCGAGGTCGGCGCGGGCGTGCGCCAAGCGCTACAAGCGATGCGCGAGGCGCGGCCCGATCTGGCGATCACCGAAGCCTTCGATTTCGTCACCCTGGTGGAGGAGGAATACCACAACTCCCTGCACATGCTGCTGGAAGGGTCTTTGTTGGCGGTGCTGGTGGTCTGGCTGTTCTTGCGCGATCTCCGCGCCACCCTGGTCTCCGCCGTGGCGCTGCCGATGTCGATGTTGCCCGCGTTGATCGGGATGCACTGGGTTTTTGGATTTTCGATCAACGGCGTCACCCTGCTCGCCATGTCGCTGGTGATCGGCATTCTGGTGGACGACGCGATTGTGGAAGTGGAAAACATCGTGCGTCACCTGCACATGGGCAAGACCCCGTATGAAGCGGCGATGGAAGCGGCCGACGAAATCGGCTTGGCGGTGATCGCCACCACCTTCACCCTGATCGCGGTGTTTCTGCCGACCGCCTTCATGAGCGGCATCGCCGGGAAGTTCTTCAAACAGTTCGGTTGGACCGCCTCGCTGGCGGTGTTCGCCTCGCTGGTGGTGGCGCGGATGCTGACCCCGATGATGGCGGCCTATTGGATCAAACCGACCTCTGATCTGGTCCATGTGCCGCGCTGGCTGCTCATCTACCAGCGCTGGGCGGCCTGGTGCGTGCGCCATCGGCTGCTGACCGTGATCGGATCGGGACTGTTTTTCATCGGCTCGATTATGCTGATCCCGCTGCTACCGCAAGGCTTCATTCCGCCGGACGACAATTCACAAACCCAGGTTTATCTGGAACTCACCCCCGGCTCGACCCTGAAGGAGACCCAGGCGGTGGCCGAACAAACCCGCCAGCGGCTGATCGGGCTGGAGCACGTTAAAAGCGTTTACACCACCATCGGCGGCGGCAGCGCGGGCGGCGATCCGTTCGCGCCCGCCGGTAACGCCGAAGTGCGCAAGGCGACGCTGACCATCCAACTCAGCCCGCGCGGCCAACGCCCGCGCAAGCAAGACGTGGAAAAAGACATCCGCGCCGCGCTGGCGAGCCTGCCGGGCGTGCGCAGCAAAGTTGGGTTGGGCGGATCGGGCGAAAAATACATTCTGGTGTTGCAAGGCGACGATGCCCAGGCGTTGCTCGGCGCGGCGCGGGCGGTGGAGCGCGACCTGCGGCAAATCCCCGGCTTGGGCAGCATCACCAGTACCGCCAGCCTGGTGCGTCCGGAGATCGCGGTGCGGCCCGATTTCGCCCGTGCCGCCGATCTGGGCGTGACCAGCAGCGCGATGGCCGACACGCTGCGGGTGGCGACCTTGGGCGACTACGACGCGCAACTGCCCAAGCTCAATTTGCCGCAGCGCCAAATCCCCATCGTGGTCAAGCTCGACGACAAGGCCCGCAACGATCTGGACACGCTGTCGCGGCTGCCGGTGCCGGGCGCGAAAGGGCCGGTGCCGCTGGGTCAAGTCGCCGCCCTGAGCTACAGCGGCGGCCCGGCGATCATCAACCGCTACGACCGCTCCCGCAACGTCAATCTGGAAATCGAACTGTCCGGCGTGCCGCTGGGCGATGTGGTCGCCGCCGCCAAGGAATTGCCCGCGATCGAGAATCTGCCGCCCGGCGTGCGGGTGGTGGAAGTCGGCGACGCCGAGGTGATGGGCGAGTTGTTCGCCAGCTTCGGTCTGGCCATGCTGACCGGCGTGTTGTGCATCTACATCGTGCTGGTGCTGCTGTTCAAGCAACTGCTGCATCCGGTCACCATCCTGGCGGCGCTGCCGCTGTCGCTGGGCGGCGCGTTCATCGGCCTGCTGCTGACCAATAAGAGTTTCTCGATGCCGTCCTTGATTGGCCTGATCATGCTGATGGGCATCGCCACCAAGAACTCAATCCTGTTGGTGGAATACGCCATCGTGGCGCGGCGCGACCACGGGCTGTCGCGCTTCGACGCCTTGATGGACGCCGGCCTCAAGCGGGCGCGGCCCATCGTGATGACCACCCTGGCGATGGGCGCGGGCATGTTGCCGATTGCGGTGGGCTGGGGCGGAGCCGACGAAAGCTTCCGCTCGCCGATGGCGATCGCGGTGATCGGCGGCCTGATCACCTCGACGTTTCTCAGCCTGCTGGTGGTTCCGGCCTTCTTTACCTACGTGGACGATATAGCGCAGTGGTGGGCTCGGCTGCGGGGTACATCCGCCGAAGCTCGATCGGAACCCTATCCCGGTTAGCCGGGCCGAAGGCTCATATCCGTTTGCCAATACCAGCACAGGTGGTCTTTATGGGCATGTAGACCGTCAAAACTTGGCATTCATCGCCTGCCAAGCGCTGTCGAGGTCTTGTTCCTCTCGCACCCGGTCGGCATCCGCCTCAGCGGCCAGCGCAAAGCACAGAAGAAGCTTGGATCGGTCGGTTAATCAATGGTGGGCTCTTCAAAATTAATTCATCCGGTTGGGCCTTACAAGAAAATGACACAAGTCGCCGCAGGAAGCGGGACAATCAGAAATCCTGCGCAAGCTTTTTTACAAGCTTAGTATTTGTAGAGGCCAACAATTTGCTGAATGCATCCGCTGAAATCGGGGGGCTGAACAAATACCCTTGAATTTCATCGCAATCAAGACCTTGAAGATAGGCAAGTTGTTCCTGCGTTTCAACGCCTTCGGCGATAACCCTAAGTTTTAGGCTATGGGCTAGAGTAATGATTGATTTTACAATGGCTGCATCTTCAAAGCTGGTATGAAGGTTGCGAATAAAAGATTGGTCAATCTTGAGGTTATGAATGGGAAAGCGCTTTAAATAACTTAATGAAGAATAACCTGTGCCAAAATCATCAATGCTGAGATGTAAGCCCATATTTTTAAAGGCCTTCAGTGTTGCAATGGTTTTATCGATATCCTCTATGGCCACACTTTCAGTAATTTCAAACTCCAACTTATCGGGATCAAGGCCGGCAATAGCTAAAATGGTTTCGACTTTTTTGATCAAATCAGGTTGTCGAAATTGTAACGGCGAGAGATTAATGGCGATCCGCAACGATGAAAAACCCTGATCGTGCCAATTCTTGACTTGCGTGCATACCGTCTGAATGATCCATTCTCCAATGGCAATAATCAAGCCAATTTCTTCACAAAGAGGAATAAATTGTGCGGGTGAGACTCGCCCTTTTTGTGGGTGATTCCACCGTAACAAAGCCTCGGCCCCACAAATTGCTCCAGTAGTGGTTTGGATTTTTGGCTGGTAGTAAAGTTCAAATTCGCAACGCTCCAACGCACGGCGAAGGCTATTCTCCATGTCCAATCTTTCTAGGGCAGCGGCATTCAAAATCTTTGAATAAAATTGATAATTATTTTTACCGATTGATTTGGCATGATACATCGCTGAATCGGCATTTTTTAAAAGCTCGTGACTGGTTTGCCCATCCGTGGGATAGCACGCAATACCAATACTGGCTGTTGAATAAATTTCACGGTCATCGATAACGAAAGGTGCCGATAGCTCAAATATGATTTTTTTAGTAATGGCGGTGGTCACCGCTAGCGGTTCTTGAACATTTTCAAAGTGGGAAACCGCAATAACAAACTCATCGCCGCCAAGTCGCGCGATCGTGTCTTCCCTGCGTAAGTTCTTGACCAATCGTTGGGCGACCTCGCACAAGAGTAAATCACCCGCCAGATGCCCTAGAGAGTCATTCACATGTTTAAAGCGGTCTAGGTCAATAAATAAAACGGCTACAAAAGATTTTTTACGTTCCGCCAGCGCCAGAACGTGCTGTAGTCGATCCTTGAGTAACAAACGGTTAGGTAATCCTGTCAAATTATCGTAATGAGCCATGTAATAGAGCTGCTCTTCCCAGCTTGCATTAGAAAGAGCAACGGCTACACGATTTACAAAGTCTCGGGCCAGAAGAATATCATCTTCCTTTAAAGTAGATAATTTTCGATACCCGAGGCAGATTATAGCGGATAAGTCCTCTTTTAGAGCAATAGGAAGCACTAAAAATGAAACAGCCCCAAGCTTTTTCAAGGAAGCAAGATAAGCAGGCGAGTCATTCTGGTTGGAAACCACCAAGTGATCCTGATTTACCAACAGATGCTGGCGCTCTGTCGGGGCTAGCTCCAGCAGGTCGGAAATGATGGTTTCTCTAAATAGCTCAACCAAAGTATAGACGCGATAGGCTGCGGTTTGATCACCGTCTTTTACTATTATACTAATACAATCATATGCGATAATTTCTTGAGTGCGTGTGAGGACGATTTTAATAATGTCCTCAATTTTGAAAGTTGAAAGGATCAATTGATCGATATTTGCCATTGTGGATAAGATATGAAACTGCTTGTCAATTTGAACCGCCATATGGTTCACTGAATCAGCTAGATCTTCAAATTCGTCGCCACTCGTGACTTCAAC is from Candidatus Competibacteraceae bacterium and encodes:
- a CDS encoding type II toxin-antitoxin system RelE/ParE family toxin gives rise to the protein MLTTVTELPEYIRRSTDLLSETERQLVINYLAAHPCSGNVMEGTGGIRKLRWGRGSRGKSGGVRIIYYYHSAAIPLYLLTIFGKNERANLSKAERNDLAKLVDALVGLALEKS
- a CDS encoding efflux RND transporter periplasmic adaptor subunit, producing the protein MSELPVRRSFWPILALLALALIGSAAWFVNRSLSQPSEQPKRAENPTGATSALRPALTVTAEAPKRMVLAEQLAANGDIAPWQEASIGADVNGLRLAQVRVDVGDHVQKGQVLAVFDADLVEADRAQARAGLAEAEAALIDASGNADRARAIAPSGAMSKQQVNQYLTAEKTAQARVKAARALVESQDLRLKHTQVLAPDAGVISARNATVGAVAASGAELFRLVLRGRLEWRAEVTAADLARLKPGLRARVTLPGGSETQGTLRQLAPTVDPKTRYAIAYVDLPAGSAARAGMFAQGVFELGETGALTVPQEAVVMRDGFAHVLVVGADRRLSLKRVQTGRMVENRIEIKEGLLPDQTVAVRGAAFLNDGDLVQVSAEGSTTNSVNVPSANR
- a CDS encoding restriction endonuclease subunit S codes for the protein MKSGWRKIHFEDVVSDETGGNVKSPQGDFQSSGLYPIIDQGKSFVAGYTNDKHRLCKSKIPVILFGDHTKCFKYIDFPFCLGADGTKILRPKIEAHEKYLFYFLQTIPMPEAGYSRHFKYLKDSEIVLPPIQEQKRIAAILDQADALRRLRQRAIDRLNMLGQAIFYEMFGDPATNPKSWPIVTIKELTASTQYGTSSKAGDVGNFPILRMGNINESGAFDYSSLKYIDLSALDIEKYTVRDGDILFNRTNSPDLVGKTGVYRGNSIYAFAGYLVRLRVNEKAVPEYVGIYLNSPFGKKILRNMCKTIIGMANINAKELLTIPVPLGAKSCKDD
- a CDS encoding FAD-dependent oxidoreductase produces the protein MSASRAAAVVVGVEVNGLGVLRSLALGDVPLIAADANPRQPAMRTRHGRKLGLRALTGSELVEDLLALARSLDQRPVLFLTRDDTVKTISAHRETLAPHYRFQLPPPAITTALNTKAGFQALAQQGNFPVPPGVHVTGEADLPKLAALPYPCALKPGERNAAYDRQFAKAYRIDSFAEAKDLCQRILPVMPDLLLQQWIEGSDDALYFVLQYHPGGGRPPLSFTGRKIRSWPACIGVAARCGPAPEMAAELEPVTTRFFQSCQLEGWAAMEYKRDARDGRFVMIEPSAGRSEMLGEIATLNGTNLALAAYHWLIGEEPPPPTARSRTLWRRDWLADTAAARAQPEIGLWSSADAPVMDGFWRRDDPLPALYAYPHRALGAVWRRLTGRS
- a CDS encoding type II toxin-antitoxin system HicA family toxin, producing MGKLRILSGQEVCAILARHGFVEARQRGSQIAMQKRLADSTITVPVPNHSEIRIGTLQSIIRQSGIPRSEFEA
- a CDS encoding helix-turn-helix domain-containing protein, giving the protein MSKAYETIAQGLKEAIALNEGKSITVQVHRPEKIDVAQLRHSLGLTQAEFAAKFCISLATLRHWERGDRKPHGPALALLHVVAKEPQAVLRALA
- a CDS encoding efflux RND transporter permease subunit, encoding MNVSAWSIRNPVAAAMLFVLLSLAGLAAFQAMKVQNMPDMDLPTINITAALPGATPGQLENEVARKLENSIATVQGLKHIYTTIGDGSVLMMVEFRLEKPPQEALDDVRSAVARVRGDLPGDLRDPIINKLDFASQPVLAFSIASQKLNDEELSWFVDNDITKRLLTVPGVGAVARVGGVNREVRVALDPARMQALGITAAEVSRQLRQVQTESAGGRMNLGEGEQPVRTLATVASADGLRALRLALPDGRGIQLDQIATIEDTFAEPRSAASLNGKPVVGFEVTRSRGASEIEVGAGVRQALQAMREARPDLAITEAFDFVTLVEEEYHNSLHMLLEGSLLAVLVVWLFLRDLRATLVSAVALPMSMLPALIGMHWVFGFSINGVTLLAMSLVIGILVDDAIVEVENIVRHLHMGKTPYEAAMEAADEIGLAVIATTFTLIAVFLPTAFMSGIAGKFFKQFGWTASLAVFASLVVARMLTPMMAAYWIKPTSDLVHVPRWLLIYQRWAAWCVRHRLLTVIGSGLFFIGSIMLIPLLPQGFIPPDDNSQTQVYLELTPGSTLKETQAVAEQTRQRLIGLEHVKSVYTTIGGGSAGGDPFAPAGNAEVRKATLTIQLSPRGQRPRKQDVEKDIRAALASLPGVRSKVGLGGSGEKYILVLQGDDAQALLGAARAVERDLRQIPGLGSITSTASLVRPEIAVRPDFARAADLGVTSSAMADTLRVATLGDYDAQLPKLNLPQRQIPIVVKLDDKARNDLDTLSRLPVPGAKGPVPLGQVAALSYSGGPAIINRYDRSRNVNLEIELSGVPLGDVVAAAKELPAIENLPPGVRVVEVGDAEVMGELFASFGLAMLTGVLCIYIVLVLLFKQLLHPVTILAALPLSLGGAFIGLLLTNKSFSMPSLIGLIMLMGIATKNSILLVEYAIVARRDHGLSRFDALMDAGLKRARPIVMTTLAMGAGMLPIAVGWGGADESFRSPMAIAVIGGLITSTFLSLLVVPAFFTYVDDIAQWWARLRGTSAEARSEPYPG
- a CDS encoding type II toxin-antitoxin system HicB family antitoxin, whose product is MQRRLTAIIERESDGYVSLCPELDIASQGNTVQEARDNLQEALELFFETASPGEIQQRFHEEVYITQLEIAIG
- a CDS encoding SAM-dependent DNA methyltransferase, with the translated sequence MLTGEIRNQVDQIWNAFWSGGVSNPLSVIEQITYLLFIKRLDDLQTLEENKAQTLGLPLERRIFPQGADEKGCPYADLRWSHFKHFEPRRMMTVVDEHVFPFLRALGVEGSSYDRHMRDARLGFSNAGLLARAVEMLDKIPMEDRDTKGDVYEYMLGKIATAGQNGQFRTPRHIIQLMVEMAAPTPEEVICDPAAGTCGFLVAAGEYLRRCHPGLFRNEKQRRHFHQGLFHGFDFDPTMLRIGAMNMTLHGVENANVTNRDSLAQDHAADAGAYSLVLANPPFAGSLDYESTAKDLQQIVKTKKTELLFLALFLRLLKVGGRAAVIVPDGVLFGSSKAHRELRRMLVEEHKLDAVVKLPSGVFRPYAGVSTAILLFTKTGVGGTDQVWFYDLQADGFSLDDKRNPLLPAEKLGPIPTEALSVEEHVKNNLPDVLARWRQRAGSERENPRTGQSFCVPKAEIAATGGYDLSLNRYREVEHEEQNHDAPADIIRELREIEEEILKGLKQIEEILG